CGGTACGCCACAGCTCCAGCTCGCGCGGCTTGGTGCAGTCGTCGACCGACGTCTCGCCGGTCTGGAGTCCGGCCCTGATGATCTGCTTGCCCCGGTACGGGGCGAGGTCGAAGGTGAAGTAGGCCCGCGTGGTGTGCTTCTTGCCGTCGGCCTCCCAGGTGCCGACCGGCAGGTCCTCGGCGGCGGTGGTGGGGAAGGCCGTCGTCGGCTGTCGGGCGTCGGTCCAGCTGGTGCTGGTCGGCTGCACCCAGCGGACCGGAGCGGCGGCGGCCGGCTGGCCGGCGAACACCAGACCGCCGCCGGTGGCGAGCAGGGCGGCGAGTCCGGTGCCGAGCAGCCGGCGCGGTACGCGTCGACGGCGTGCGGGCACGCCGGTGGTACCCCCGTGAACGTGCAAGATTGATCCCTCCGATGGGAGTGGTCAGATTTTCATGATCTTAATTCGGTGAATGTAACCAGCGCCCCCGACTTTTGGCCGACGTCGATGCGCCGAGAGGCCGGAACCCCGAAGGCGGCGGTCGACCGCGACGAGTGTCGGGCGATCATCTGCGATCCGGCGACTGTCGCGGCAGGATGGAACGCGTGACGACTCCAGAGGCAGCGGGCTACCGGATCGAACGCGACTCGATGGGCGAGGTGGAGGTGCCCGCCGAGGCGTTGTGGCGGGCGCAGACCCAGCGCGCGGTGCAGAACTTCCCGATCTCGGGGCGGGGCATCGAACCGGCCCAGATCAAGGCGCTGGCCCAGATCAAGGGGGCGGCGGCCGAGGTGAACGGCGACCTCGGGGTGATCGACGCGGAGGTGGCGGCGGCGATCGTCGCCGCCGCCGCGCACGTGGCCGCCGGCGGGTACGACGACCAGTTCCCGATCGACGTCTTCCAGACCGGCTCGGGCACCTCGTCCAACATGAACACCAACGAGGTGATCGCCACCCTGGCCACCCGCGAGCTGGGCCGGGACGTGCACCCGAACGACCACGTCAACGCCTCGCAGTCCAGCAACGACGTCTTCCCGTCCTCGATCCACCTGGCGGCCACCCAGTTCGTGGCGGAGGATCTGATCCCCTCGCTGACGCACCTGGCGGGTGCGCTGGAGCAGAAGGCGGCCGAGTTCGAGACGGTGGTCAAGGCGGGGCGTACCCACCTGATGGACGCCACACCGGTGACCCTGGGCCAGGAGTTCGGCGGGTATGCCGCCCAGGTCCGCTACGGCGTCGAGCGGTTGGAGGCGACGCTGCCCCGGCTGGCCGAGCTGCCGCTGGGCGGCACGGCGGTGGGCACCGGCATCAACACGCCCCTCGGGTTCGCGGCGGCCGTGATCGGGAAGCTGCGCGACTCCACCGGGCTGCCGCTGAGCGAGGCCCGCAACCACTTCGAGGCGCAGGGTGCCCGGGACGCGCTGGTGGAGACCTCCGGCCAGCTCCGCACCATCGCGGTCGGCCTCTACAAGATCGCCAACGACGTCCGCTGGATGGGTTCCGGTCCTCGCGCCGGCCTGCGTGAGCTGCGCATCCCCGATCTCCAGCCCGGCTCGTCGATCATGCCGGGCAAGGTGAACCCGGTGGTCGCCGAGGCGATGCGCCAGGTCTGCGCGCAGGTCATCGGCAACGACGCGGCGGTGGCGTTCGCCGGCACGCAGGGCGACTTCGAGCTGAACGTGATGCTCCCGGTGATGGGGCGCAACCTGCTGGAGTCGATCAAGCTGCTGGCCGCGTCCAGTCGGCTCTTCGCCGACCGCCTGGTGGTCGGTCTGGTCGCGGACGCCGAGGTCTGCCTGGCGTACGCGGAGGGCTCGCCGTCGATCGTCACCCCGCTCAACCGTCACCTCGGGTACGACGAGGCCGCCTCCATCGCTAAGGAGGCCCTGGCCAGGCAGGTCTCCATCCGGGAGGTGGTGATCGCGCGCGGCCACGTGGACTCGGGCAAGCTCACCGAGACCCAGCTCGACGAGGCCCTCGACCTGCTCCGGATGACCCACCCCTGACCCGTTCTGCCGTGACCGGTGGCGGCCGGGCCAGGTCGCTCCGGCGTCGACCGGCTCGGCCGGCCGTCTTCGCGGGGCGCAATTCCCTCGACCGGTCTGCGGGGAGGCGGCATGATCCGGGCGTGCGGGACGGCGACGGGGTGCTGCTGGAGACGGCGCGGCTGCGGCTGCGCCGGCTCACCACGGCCGACGTGGATCACCTGGTCGAGCTGGACAGCGACCCGGAGGTGATGCGGTTCCTGACCGGCGGGCGACCCACCCCGAGGGCCACCGTCCGGGACGGGCAGCTGCCCCGGCTCCTCGCCGCGTACGACCGTCACCCCGACCTCGGTCGGTGGGCGGCGCTCGATCGCGCCACCGGTGAGTTCCTCGGTTGGTTCGCGCTCGATCCCTCCGACGACGGGAGCGAGGCCGAGCTGGGTTACCGGCTGCGCCGCTCGGCGTGGGGTCGCGGTCTCGCGACCGAGGGGTCCCGGGCGCTGGTGCGGCACGCCTTCGCCGTGGCCGGCGTGCGGCGGGTGTGGGCGCAGACGATGGCGGTCAACAGCCGGTCCCGGTCGGTCATGGCCAGGGCCGGGCTGCGTCACCTCCGCACGTTCCACCTGACCTTCGACGACCCGATCCCGGGGACGGAGCACGGCGAGGTGGAGTACGAGCTGCGCCGGGAGGAGTGGCGGACTCCTCAGGAGCGGCCGGCCGCCCGACGGGCCCGATAGGCGCTGACGGCGGCCCGGTTGCCGCAGCCGGCCTCGCAGAACCGGCGGGACCGGTTCTTCGACAGGTCGACCAGGACGTTGTCGCAGTCCGGGTGGTCGCAGGTGCGCAGTCGGCTCAGCTCGCCCATCCGGACCAGGTCGGCGAGCGCCATCGCGGCCTCGACCGCCATCCGGGTGGCCAGCGGGGCGTCCCGGGGCACGGCGTGCACGTGGTAGGGCTGGTCGTCGTGCCGGATGAGCTGCGGCAGGGCCCGCGACTCCCGCAGCAGGCCGTTGACGATCTCGACGATCCCGTCCTCGTCGGCCGCCCAGACCCGACGCAGCCGGGGTCGCAGCGCGCGTACGGAGCGCAGCTCGGCCTCGGTGTGCTCGTGCCGGCCGGTGAAGGAGTGCGCGGTGAGGAACGCGTCGAGGGCGGCCACGTCGGGCAGCCCCTCGCGGTCGGGGTCGGCGGTGTTGACCAGGGCCGTGGCGGTGACGAGGGCACATTCGGTGTCATGGGCGAAGAGCAACTTGACTCCTGTCGGGGTGCCGTCCTAGCGTCATCAGCATAAACCTTCTTCACTGATGACTGGCCATTCGATCGAGGAGCGTACCGATGCGTGAACGGTCCAGCGTGGGCCTCGGCCTCGCCCTGCTCTCCGCCCTGACCTTCGCCACCTCGGGCACCTTCGCCCGCCCGCTGGTCACCGGTGAGTGGTCCGCCGAGGCGATCGTGGCGGCCCGGGTCGGCATCGCCGCGCTGGTGCTGGCCGTACCCGCCCTGCTGGCCCTGCGCGGTCGGTGGGCGGTGCTGCGGCGCAACGCCGTCACCCTGGTCGTCTTCGGGCTGCTCGGCGTGGCGCTCGCCCAGGCCTGCTTCTTCAACGCCGTGCGCTACCTGCCGGTCGGCGTCGCGCTGCTGCTGGAATACCTCGGCATCATCCTGGTGGTCGGCTGGATGTGGCTGGTCCACGGCCAGCGACCGCGCCGGCTGACGGTGGTCGGATCGGTGGCCGCGCTCGGCGGGCTGGTCCTCGTGCTCGACCTGACCGGCGCCGGTCGCCTCGACCCGGTCGGGGTGCTCTGGGGCCTCGGCGCCGGGATCGGGCTGGCCGGCTACTTCGTCATCGCCGGCCGGGCCGACGCGAGCCTGCCGTCGGTGGTGATGGCCAGCGGCGGGATGGCGATCGGGACACTCGTGCTGCTCCTGCTCGGACTGGTCGGCGCGCTGCCGCTGCGGGCCGGCACGGCCGACGTGGACTTCGCCGGGCACCGGGTGAGCTGGCTGGTGCCGGTCGCCGGCCTCGCCCTGATCGCCGCGGTCGTCGCGTACGTCGCGGGGATCGCGGGGGCTCGACTGCTCGGTGCGCGGCTGTCGTCGTTCGTCGGGTTGACCGAGGTCATGTTCGCGGTCCTGATCGCCTGGCTGGTCCTGGGCGAACTGCCCAGCCCCGTCCAGCTCGTCGGCGGCGCGCTGATCGTCGCCGGGGTGACCCTGGTGCGGATCGACGAGCTGCGGACGCCCGAAGCCGAGACGGCGGCGGCCACCCCGGTCGAGCCGGCCCTGGCGACCGAGGGGTGAGCGGGTCGGGCCGTCCGACGAGGGATGAGAGGCTTGCCGGCATGCGTACCGCCGTGGTCTTCGACGCCGACGAGACCCTGATCGACCTGCGCCCGGCGGTCACCGGGGCGCTGGTGGCCGTACTGGAGGAGATGCGGCGCCGGACCCCGGCGGCGGCCGAGGTCGCGCTCGCGGACCTGGAGTCGGACTGGGGTGCGGTCTTCGGCGCGCTGAGCGCCGCGCCGGTGCAGGAGATCCGACGGGCCGCGCTGGCCCGGTCGCTCGCCCGGGCCGGGCTCGACGACCACCTGGACGAGCTCGCCGACCTTTTCTTCGCGCGACGCTTCGCGCTGACCCGGCCCTTCCCCGACGCGCTGCCGGCCCTCGCCGCCCTGCGCCCGCGGCACCTGCTCGGCTTCGCCACCAACGGCAACAGCCGCGCGGAACGCTGCGGGCTCGCCGGTGAGTTCACCTTCGAGCTGTACGCACACGTCGACGGCCTGCCGAAGAAGCCGGCACCGGAATTCTACCGGGCGGTGGTGGCGGCAACCGGGTTGCCCGCCGGACAGGTCGTCCACGTGGGGGACTCGCCCGAACACGACGTGGTCGCGCCGCAGCGGGCCGGGCTGCGGGCGGTCTGGCTCAACCGGTCCGGCCTGCCGCGCCCCACCGGCCTGCGGCCGGACGCCGAAGTGTCCACGCTGCTCGAACTCCCCGAGGTGCTGGCCGCCTGGCAGCCCGCGAAAGCCTGATAGCGGTCTATTACGGACGGTACCCTGGCGCAACTTGCTCCCGTGGTATGGGATTGCGACCACGTCCCTCAACGAGAGGATCTGATGTGGTGAGTAAGCGCTTCACCGTCGGCGCCGTCGCGACCGCAGCCGCGCTGGCACTCACGGTGACCGGGCTGGGTGCGCCGGCGAACGCCGAGCGGACCAGCTCCCGGACCTTCACCGTGGTGACGGAGGACGGCGTCTCCGCGGACGCGGCGATCGCCGCGATCACCGCGGCGGGCGGCACCGTCGTCTCCCGTACCGACGACGTCGGGCTGTTCCAGGTGACCAGCGACCGCGCCGACTTCGCCAGCCGGGCCACCGCGGCCCCCAGCCTGATCGGGGCGGCCGAGCAGAAGGCCATCGGCCGCAAGCCGAAGCTGGACCGGGTCGAGCAGGAGCACCTGCTGCCTCAGGCCGCCAAGGGCGTCGCCAACGGGCACGCCAAGAAGATGGACCCGCTGGACGACAAGCTCTGGGGCCTGGAGATGATCCACGCCGACCAGGCGCGCAAGATCGAGCCCGGCGACCGCCGGGTGACCGTCGGTGTCCTGGACACCGGCGTGGACGCCAGCAACCCCGACCTGGCGCCGAACTTCAACTGGGCGCTGTCGCGCAACTTCGCCCCCGACATGACCGACGTCGACGGCCCGTGCGAGGTGGCGAGCTGCCTTGACCCGGTCGGCACCGACGACGGCGGCCACGGCACGCACGTCGCCGGCACCATCGGCGCCGCCGCCAACGGCTTCGGCCTCTCCGGTGTCGCCCCGAAGGTCTCCCTGGTCGAGCTGAAGGGTGGCCAGGACAGCGGCTACTTCTTCCTCAACCCGGTGGTCAACGCCCTCGTCTACGCCGGCAAGTCCGGCCTCGACGTGGTGAACATGTCGTTCTACGTCGACCCGTGGCTCTACAACTGCACCGCCAACCCGGCCGACTCGCCGGAGGCGCAGGCCGAGCAGCGGGCGATCATCAAGGCCATGAAGCGGGCGCTCAACTTCGCCCACGCCAAGGGCGTCACCCTGGTCGGCGCGCTCGGCAACAACCACGAGGACCTCGGCGCCCCGCGCACCGACTTCTCCAGCCCCGACTACGGCTCGGACCCGTACGAGCGGCCGATCGACAACGACAGCTGCTGGGACCTGCCCACCGAGGGCCCGCACGTGATCGGTGTGTCGGCGGTCGGCCCGTCCGGCAAGAAGGCCGACTTCTCCAACTACGGCACCGAGCAGATCTCGGTCGCCGCGCCGGGTGGCTGGTTCCGGGACGGCTACGGCACCGACACCTACCGCACCGCCGCCAACGAGATCCTCTCCACGTACCCGAAGAAGGTGCTCCAGGAGGAGGGCTCGGTCGACGCCGACGGCAACGTCGTCGCCGGTTTCGAGGACTCGGTGTTCAAGCAGTGCACCGCCAAGGGTGAGTGTGGCTACTACACCTACCTCCAGGGCACCTCGATGGCGTCCCCGCACGCCGCCGGTGTCGCCGCGCTGATCGTCAGCCGGTACGGCAAGAAGGAGGCCCGGGGCGGCTTCGGCATGTCGCCGGACCTGGTCGAGCAGCACCTGTACCGCACCGCCGCCGAGCACGCCTGCCCGGAGCCGCGGCTGCAGAGCTACACCAACGAGGGCCGCGATGCGGAGTTCGACGCGTACTGCGCCGGCTCGCTGAACTTCAACGGTTTCTACGGGTACGGCATCGTCGACGCGTACGCGGCGGTCAAGACCCCGCTGAAGCCGAACGCTCGCCCGTAACACCACCGCGCAGGGCCCGGGTGACCGAGAGGTCACCCGGGCCCTGCGTCGTTACCCGGGGGATGGCAAGACGCGAAAAGTTGCCGATGGTAATCCCGTTGGGTGGCCGCCCGGTTCGCCCTTTATAGAATTTGTGCAGGTCAGAGCGGTGTGCGGGACTGAAGGCCCTTCCGGTAGTGGCTCCGATCGACTTGGATGATTACTGATAGTGATCGTCTGAGGTGGTCGTGGCGAGCGACCGCCGGGGAGGAGTAGCCATGACCGACCGCACCGTCCGAAAGGTGACCATCCCGCAGCAGACCACCGCCGCCGCGGCGACCCTGGGCCCCGCCGACCCACCCGACTACTTCGGGACGACCCCCAACTACGCCAACAGCCCGCTGCCGGTGCTCGTGGGCGGCACCGTCCAGGCCGGTACCGGCATCCGCAAGTTCGTCGACACGCTGCCCGGCCTCGGACCCACCAACGCCAACGACCTCGGCAACTATCTGCCCGTCGCGGT
This genomic interval from Micromonospora sp. CCTCC AA 2012012 contains the following:
- a CDS encoding class II fumarate hydratase, translated to MTTPEAAGYRIERDSMGEVEVPAEALWRAQTQRAVQNFPISGRGIEPAQIKALAQIKGAAAEVNGDLGVIDAEVAAAIVAAAAHVAAGGYDDQFPIDVFQTGSGTSSNMNTNEVIATLATRELGRDVHPNDHVNASQSSNDVFPSSIHLAATQFVAEDLIPSLTHLAGALEQKAAEFETVVKAGRTHLMDATPVTLGQEFGGYAAQVRYGVERLEATLPRLAELPLGGTAVGTGINTPLGFAAAVIGKLRDSTGLPLSEARNHFEAQGARDALVETSGQLRTIAVGLYKIANDVRWMGSGPRAGLRELRIPDLQPGSSIMPGKVNPVVAEAMRQVCAQVIGNDAAVAFAGTQGDFELNVMLPVMGRNLLESIKLLAASSRLFADRLVVGLVADAEVCLAYAEGSPSIVTPLNRHLGYDEAASIAKEALARQVSIREVVIARGHVDSGKLTETQLDEALDLLRMTHP
- a CDS encoding GNAT family N-acetyltransferase codes for the protein MRDGDGVLLETARLRLRRLTTADVDHLVELDSDPEVMRFLTGGRPTPRATVRDGQLPRLLAAYDRHPDLGRWAALDRATGEFLGWFALDPSDDGSEAELGYRLRRSAWGRGLATEGSRALVRHAFAVAGVRRVWAQTMAVNSRSRSVMARAGLRHLRTFHLTFDDPIPGTEHGEVEYELRREEWRTPQERPAARRAR
- a CDS encoding CGNR zinc finger domain-containing protein, whose translation is MLFAHDTECALVTATALVNTADPDREGLPDVAALDAFLTAHSFTGRHEHTEAELRSVRALRPRLRRVWAADEDGIVEIVNGLLRESRALPQLIRHDDQPYHVHAVPRDAPLATRMAVEAAMALADLVRMGELSRLRTCDHPDCDNVLVDLSKNRSRRFCEAGCGNRAAVSAYRARRAAGRS
- a CDS encoding EamA family transporter, whose protein sequence is MRERSSVGLGLALLSALTFATSGTFARPLVTGEWSAEAIVAARVGIAALVLAVPALLALRGRWAVLRRNAVTLVVFGLLGVALAQACFFNAVRYLPVGVALLLEYLGIILVVGWMWLVHGQRPRRLTVVGSVAALGGLVLVLDLTGAGRLDPVGVLWGLGAGIGLAGYFVIAGRADASLPSVVMASGGMAIGTLVLLLLGLVGALPLRAGTADVDFAGHRVSWLVPVAGLALIAAVVAYVAGIAGARLLGARLSSFVGLTEVMFAVLIAWLVLGELPSPVQLVGGALIVAGVTLVRIDELRTPEAETAAATPVEPALATEG
- a CDS encoding HAD family hydrolase — encoded protein: MRTAVVFDADETLIDLRPAVTGALVAVLEEMRRRTPAAAEVALADLESDWGAVFGALSAAPVQEIRRAALARSLARAGLDDHLDELADLFFARRFALTRPFPDALPALAALRPRHLLGFATNGNSRAERCGLAGEFTFELYAHVDGLPKKPAPEFYRAVVAATGLPAGQVVHVGDSPEHDVVAPQRAGLRAVWLNRSGLPRPTGLRPDAEVSTLLELPEVLAAWQPAKA
- a CDS encoding S8 family serine peptidase; this encodes MSKRFTVGAVATAAALALTVTGLGAPANAERTSSRTFTVVTEDGVSADAAIAAITAAGGTVVSRTDDVGLFQVTSDRADFASRATAAPSLIGAAEQKAIGRKPKLDRVEQEHLLPQAAKGVANGHAKKMDPLDDKLWGLEMIHADQARKIEPGDRRVTVGVLDTGVDASNPDLAPNFNWALSRNFAPDMTDVDGPCEVASCLDPVGTDDGGHGTHVAGTIGAAANGFGLSGVAPKVSLVELKGGQDSGYFFLNPVVNALVYAGKSGLDVVNMSFYVDPWLYNCTANPADSPEAQAEQRAIIKAMKRALNFAHAKGVTLVGALGNNHEDLGAPRTDFSSPDYGSDPYERPIDNDSCWDLPTEGPHVIGVSAVGPSGKKADFSNYGTEQISVAAPGGWFRDGYGTDTYRTAANEILSTYPKKVLQEEGSVDADGNVVAGFEDSVFKQCTAKGECGYYTYLQGTSMASPHAAGVAALIVSRYGKKEARGGFGMSPDLVEQHLYRTAAEHACPEPRLQSYTNEGRDAEFDAYCAGSLNFNGFYGYGIVDAYAAVKTPLKPNARP